The following coding sequences are from one Sphingomonadaceae bacterium OTU29LAMAA1 window:
- a CDS encoding penicillin acylase family protein — MTTIVRRLRHPMILLALLGTAPSTPRSEATRWQAHVARVTISRDDHGIPHIHGRSDADAVFGLIYAQAEDDFPRIEANYLTALGRTAEAEGGDAMWADLRQRLFVDPETLKADYAASPGWLRTLMQAWADGLNFYLATHPQVRPRVLTRFEPWMALSFTEGSIGGDVERISLSELKTFYGQPTPPTPEELGMVPREPSGSNGIAIAPRLTANGHALLLINPHTSFYFRSEAQMTSDEGLDAYGASTWGQFFIYQGFNAKAGWMHTSATVDNVDAFAERIVRRGAAYAYRYGKQLRPVTTRTVPLRYRRTDGSMAERRFTTYRTHHGPIVASSAGRWIATALMWKPVPALEQSYLRTKATDLASYMRVAGRKANSSNDTLFADNKGAIAFLMPQFMPIRSDRFDYTRPVDGSDPATDWQGLHTLSSLPSVASPRVGWLHNTNDWPWSAAGPDSRKAADYPRYMDQVGGNARGVHADLLLTGKRGWTPDALRAAAFDPYLPAFAQSLPGLVAAWDALPAADPQRRTLAAPIAMLKAWDHRWGADSVATSLAVFWGDHLWRDVGGVAQAERINVPDYIATRVSPQAKLAALAAAVTRLTGDFGSWRTPWGKINRFQRLDGAITPHFDDAVASFPVPFTSAQWGSLASFGAKRWPGTKRYYGTSGNSFVAVVEFGPRVKAMAVMAGGQSGDPASRHFADQIADYARGCLRPVYFYPDELQGHVERRYRPGG, encoded by the coding sequence ATGACGACGATCGTTCGACGCCTGCGCCACCCGATGATCCTGCTGGCATTGCTCGGCACCGCGCCCAGCACCCCGCGCAGCGAGGCGACGCGATGGCAGGCGCACGTCGCGCGGGTCACGATCTCACGCGACGATCACGGCATTCCGCATATCCACGGCCGATCGGATGCCGATGCGGTGTTCGGGCTGATCTACGCACAGGCCGAGGACGACTTCCCGCGGATCGAGGCCAATTACCTGACCGCGCTCGGCCGCACCGCCGAGGCGGAGGGCGGGGATGCGATGTGGGCCGACCTGCGCCAGCGGCTGTTCGTCGATCCGGAGACGCTGAAGGCGGATTATGCGGCCAGCCCCGGGTGGCTGCGCACCCTGATGCAGGCATGGGCGGACGGGCTGAACTTCTACCTGGCGACGCATCCGCAGGTTCGTCCCAGGGTGCTGACCCGGTTCGAGCCATGGATGGCGCTGAGCTTTACCGAGGGCAGCATCGGCGGCGACGTGGAACGCATTTCGCTGAGCGAGCTCAAGACCTTCTACGGCCAGCCAACGCCGCCGACACCGGAAGAGCTGGGCATGGTGCCGCGCGAACCGTCAGGATCGAACGGCATCGCCATCGCCCCGAGGCTGACCGCAAACGGACATGCGCTGCTGCTGATCAATCCGCATACCAGCTTCTATTTCCGGTCGGAGGCGCAGATGACCAGCGACGAGGGGCTGGATGCGTATGGCGCGAGCACCTGGGGTCAGTTCTTCATCTATCAGGGCTTCAACGCCAAGGCGGGCTGGATGCACACCAGCGCAACCGTCGACAACGTCGATGCCTTTGCCGAGCGGATCGTGCGGCGGGGCGCAGCCTATGCCTATCGTTACGGCAAGCAGCTGAGGCCGGTGACGACGCGCACGGTGCCGTTGCGCTATCGCCGGACCGACGGTTCGATGGCGGAGCGGCGTTTCACCACCTATCGCACGCATCACGGTCCGATCGTCGCGTCGAGCGCCGGCCGGTGGATCGCGACGGCGCTGATGTGGAAGCCGGTGCCGGCGCTGGAGCAAAGCTATCTGCGCACCAAGGCGACCGATCTCGCCAGCTACATGAGGGTCGCCGGGCGCAAGGCCAATTCCTCGAACGACACGCTGTTCGCCGACAACAAGGGTGCGATCGCGTTCCTGATGCCGCAGTTCATGCCGATCCGCAGCGACCGGTTCGATTACACCCGTCCGGTGGACGGCAGCGATCCCGCGACCGACTGGCAGGGGCTGCACACGTTGTCCAGCCTGCCCAGCGTCGCCAGCCCGCGCGTCGGCTGGCTCCATAATACCAACGACTGGCCGTGGAGCGCGGCGGGACCCGACAGCCGGAAAGCGGCGGACTATCCCCGCTACATGGATCAGGTCGGCGGTAATGCGCGCGGCGTGCATGCCGACCTGTTGCTGACCGGCAAGCGTGGCTGGACGCCGGACGCACTGCGCGCCGCGGCGTTCGATCCCTACCTTCCCGCTTTCGCGCAATCTTTGCCCGGGCTGGTCGCGGCGTGGGATGCGCTGCCCGCCGCCGATCCGCAGCGGCGCACGCTCGCCGCGCCGATCGCGATGCTGAAGGCGTGGGATCATCGCTGGGGCGCCGATTCGGTCGCGACCAGCCTTGCGGTGTTCTGGGGCGATCACCTGTGGCGCGACGTCGGCGGCGTCGCACAGGCGGAACGTATCAACGTCCCCGACTATATCGCCACCCGCGTATCGCCGCAGGCGAAGCTCGCCGCGCTGGCGGCGGCGGTGACCCGGCTGACCGGGGATTTCGGGAGCTGGCGGACACCGTGGGGCAAGATCAACCGGTTTCAGCGGCTGGACGGCGCCATTACCCCGCATTTCGACGACGCAGTGGCGTCGTTCCCCGTACCCTTCACGTCGGCGCAATGGGGCAGTCTCGCATCGTTCGGCGCAAAACGCTGGCCGGGCACGAAGCGCTATTACGGCACCAGCGGCAACAGCTTCGTCGCAGTGGTGGAGTTCGGCCCGCGGGTAAAGGCGATGGCGGTCATGGCGGGCGGGCAGAGCGGCGACCCGGCATCGCGTCATTTCGCCGACCAGATCGCGGATTACGCGCGAGGCTGCCTGCGTCCGGTCTACTTCTATCCCGACGAACTGCAGGGCCATGTCGAACGCCGCTATCGCCCGGGCGGGTGA
- a CDS encoding mannosyltransferase: protein MIPKILHLIWVGDDSRRPDNCIRTWRDHHPDWNVRLWGNTELDGIDWINRRHMDAMRTREWNGVADLMRWEILLTHGGIVVDADSVCVRPLDDAMLDCPAFACWENEIVRPGLIAAGYFGAEPDNPLVARIVADIAGEDSVVHELAWQTVGPQRLTDTYRAARYSPLRILPSHYFIPQHFTGVTYEGNDPVYAYQLWGSTRGAYDQLHRQTFVLGTPAAPAPAPAPAPAPARLDGPNVQHVAVDDDLVGIAPLDVFRQLCAGKRVLHVGCASDTGRKLHLELESICARLDGLDTDADALERLTPLTRSRLFTDFAQVTDAYDIVLVPDMLERVADAAAFLTRIEGVHASCWFVAVRDACRARSEYHAESGTFAEAVHADSHVRYTPYTLGRTLGTHSGFAVEKMWFFDDDALLTLLSKPAVALAA, encoded by the coding sequence ATGATCCCGAAGATCCTCCATCTCATATGGGTCGGCGACGATAGTCGGCGCCCCGACAATTGCATCCGGACGTGGCGCGACCATCATCCCGACTGGAACGTCCGGCTGTGGGGAAATACGGAGCTGGACGGGATCGACTGGATCAACCGGCGGCATATGGACGCGATGCGCACGCGCGAATGGAACGGCGTCGCCGATCTGATGCGGTGGGAGATCCTGCTGACGCACGGCGGCATCGTGGTGGATGCCGACAGCGTCTGCGTCCGCCCGCTCGACGATGCCATGCTCGATTGCCCCGCCTTCGCCTGCTGGGAGAACGAGATCGTCCGCCCCGGACTGATCGCCGCAGGCTATTTCGGTGCGGAACCCGACAATCCGCTGGTCGCGCGGATCGTCGCCGATATCGCTGGCGAAGACAGCGTCGTTCACGAGCTGGCGTGGCAGACCGTCGGCCCGCAGCGCCTGACCGATACCTATCGCGCCGCCCGCTATTCACCGCTGCGGATCTTGCCCAGCCACTATTTCATTCCGCAGCATTTCACCGGCGTCACCTACGAAGGCAACGATCCGGTCTATGCCTATCAGCTGTGGGGCTCGACGCGTGGCGCGTACGACCAACTGCACCGGCAGACGTTCGTATTGGGTACGCCCGCCGCTCCGGCTCCTGCTCCTGCGCCAGCGCCAGCGCCAGCACGCCTGGACGGCCCGAACGTTCAGCATGTTGCGGTGGACGACGATCTCGTCGGGATCGCGCCGCTGGACGTCTTTCGCCAGCTGTGCGCCGGCAAGCGCGTGCTGCATGTCGGCTGCGCGTCGGACACCGGACGCAAGCTTCACCTGGAGCTGGAATCCATCTGCGCCCGGCTCGACGGGCTGGACACGGATGCCGATGCGCTGGAACGCCTGACGCCGCTGACCCGCAGTCGCCTGTTCACCGATTTCGCGCAGGTCACCGACGCCTACGATATCGTGCTGGTGCCCGATATGCTGGAGCGGGTCGCCGATGCCGCCGCGTTCCTGACCCGGATCGAGGGCGTGCACGCGTCATGCTGGTTCGTGGCCGTTCGCGATGCATGCCGCGCCCGCAGCGAATATCATGCCGAAAGCGGGACCTTCGCCGAAGCGGTGCATGCCGACAGCCACGTACGCTACACGCCCTATACTCTTGGGCGCACCCTCGGGACGCATAGCGGGTTCGCGGTCGAGAAGATGTGGTTCTTCGACGACGATGCCCTGCTGACATTGCTGTCGAAGCCGGCGGTAGCCCTCGCCGCCTGA
- a CDS encoding tetratricopeptide repeat protein, whose protein sequence is MAAGLDQIFRKARSAEKKGDAEAARRLLQGVLDSYPDNVAARTGIARLATFDADGTPPTLDALAASHQRGDHRETIRLAHALAVQHPSMRAVPMLLGAAHLALGDPAGAEAAFRTAIRLDPDTADHRYNLGLALSGQGRHDAAQAAFEQAVRIDPGYVDAHVELGKLHVEACRPQRAIEQLTIVLDLAPEHPMALYHLGSALAAAGHVDPAIDSYRLAARVDPANADAHCQMGNLLAGCGRVSEAIDAFARTVALQPGNYGIEAQRLYLEARLADWRRRDDFAGLPIVVNVGGHAIGPFTALAFEDDPERQLQRSRVFAASTMRSTHAPFAPRPRAADGRIRIGYFSADFYNHATLLLIAGLLREHDRTRFEIRAYDFSPPRDPAQRALVADHVDALIDLRGMTDADVIDMARGDALDIAVDLKGYTRGYRAGLFAARMAPVQIAYLGYPGSMGAAFIDYLVADPVVVPVGNEPFYDETLIRLPHSYQPNDDRRAIASVADTRRDHGLPDDGFVFCSFNHAYKIGPREFDVWMRLLAAVPGSVLWLLDCGVEASANLRAHATARGVDPARLVFAANRPHAEHLARQVHADLFLDTFAVNAHTTASDALWAGLPVVTLAGRQFAARVAASVLTAVGLPDLVTTTEAEYEALAVSLASSPTAIGAVRARLAANRLTRPLFDSAGYTRHLEAAFEAVHRRAIDGLPPAPITIG, encoded by the coding sequence ATGGCTGCCGGACTGGACCAGATCTTTCGCAAGGCACGCAGTGCCGAGAAGAAGGGCGATGCGGAGGCCGCACGTCGACTGTTGCAGGGGGTGCTGGACAGCTACCCCGACAACGTCGCGGCCCGCACCGGGATCGCCCGGCTGGCGACGTTCGACGCCGACGGCACGCCGCCGACGCTGGATGCGCTCGCCGCATCGCATCAGCGCGGCGACCATCGCGAGACGATCCGGCTGGCGCACGCGCTGGCGGTGCAGCATCCGTCGATGCGTGCCGTGCCGATGCTGCTGGGCGCCGCCCATCTGGCGCTGGGCGATCCCGCCGGCGCGGAGGCGGCGTTCCGCACCGCGATCCGGCTCGATCCCGATACCGCCGATCACCGCTACAATCTGGGTCTCGCATTGTCCGGGCAGGGCAGGCACGACGCCGCACAGGCTGCCTTCGAACAGGCGGTGCGGATCGATCCGGGCTACGTCGATGCGCACGTCGAACTGGGTAAGCTCCATGTCGAGGCCTGTCGTCCGCAGCGTGCGATCGAACAGCTGACGATCGTGCTCGATCTCGCCCCCGAACATCCGATGGCGCTATACCATCTCGGCAGCGCGCTCGCGGCGGCAGGGCATGTCGATCCGGCGATCGACAGCTATCGGCTCGCGGCGCGTGTGGATCCCGCCAACGCCGACGCGCATTGCCAGATGGGCAATCTGCTGGCGGGATGCGGCCGGGTGAGCGAGGCCATCGACGCGTTCGCCCGCACCGTAGCGCTGCAACCCGGCAATTACGGGATCGAGGCGCAGCGCCTGTATCTGGAGGCGCGCCTCGCCGACTGGCGTCGTCGCGATGATTTCGCCGGGCTGCCGATCGTCGTGAACGTCGGCGGACACGCGATCGGCCCGTTTACCGCGCTCGCGTTCGAGGATGATCCGGAACGCCAGTTGCAGCGGTCGCGCGTGTTCGCCGCCAGCACCATGCGATCGACGCACGCGCCGTTCGCACCGCGTCCGCGCGCTGCCGACGGGCGCATCCGCATCGGCTATTTCTCCGCCGACTTCTACAATCACGCGACCTTGCTGCTGATAGCGGGGTTGTTGCGCGAACACGATCGCACCCGGTTCGAGATTCGCGCCTATGATTTCAGCCCGCCCCGCGATCCCGCACAGCGTGCGCTGGTCGCCGACCACGTCGACGCGCTGATCGACCTGCGCGGCATGACCGACGCCGACGTGATCGATATGGCGCGCGGCGACGCGCTCGACATCGCGGTGGATCTGAAGGGGTATACCAGGGGCTATCGTGCCGGGCTGTTCGCGGCGCGGATGGCACCGGTGCAGATCGCCTACCTCGGCTATCCCGGTTCGATGGGCGCGGCGTTCATCGACTATCTGGTCGCCGATCCCGTCGTCGTTCCGGTCGGCAACGAGCCGTTCTACGACGAGACGCTGATCCGCCTGCCACACAGCTATCAGCCGAACGACGATCGCCGCGCGATCGCGTCTGTCGCGGATACACGCCGCGATCATGGCTTGCCGGACGACGGCTTCGTCTTCTGTTCCTTCAACCACGCCTACAAGATCGGGCCGCGGGAATTCGACGTCTGGATGCGGTTGCTCGCCGCCGTTCCCGGCAGTGTGCTGTGGCTGCTCGACTGCGGGGTGGAGGCGAGTGCGAACCTGCGCGCGCATGCGACCGCGCGCGGCGTCGATCCGGCGCGACTGGTGTTCGCGGCGAACCGCCCGCATGCCGAACATCTCGCACGGCAGGTGCATGCCGACCTTTTCCTCGACACCTTCGCCGTCAACGCGCACACGACCGCCAGCGACGCCCTGTGGGCCGGGTTGCCGGTGGTGACGCTCGCCGGCCGGCAATTCGCCGCGCGGGTCGCCGCCAGCGTGCTGACCGCGGTCGGCCTGCCCGATCTCGTCACCACGACCGAAGCGGAATATGAAGCGCTCGCCGTATCGCTCGCCAGCTCGCCCACGGCGATCGGCGCGGTGCGCGCGCGGCTGGCCGCCAACCGCCTCACCCGGCCGCTGTTCGACAGCGCCGGCTATACGCGGCATCTGGAGGCGGCCTTCGAGGCGGTACATCGCCGCGCGATCGACGGACTCCCGCCGGCGCCGATCACGATCGGATAA
- a CDS encoding DUF4142 domain-containing protein encodes MKTVLFAVPALMIAVPAAAQVMAPTEYVAAAGASDLYEITSSQVVLESTADPKIRRFAQMMITHHTKSTADVKAAAAKDRVTAPPPALNPLQTRLVTELRAEQGPARDAAYVTQQKTAHDQALSLHKAYAMQGSARALKSAAGKIVPVVQSHITMLNKM; translated from the coding sequence GTGAAGACAGTCTTGTTCGCCGTTCCCGCACTGATGATCGCCGTTCCGGCCGCGGCGCAAGTGATGGCCCCCACCGAATATGTCGCCGCCGCCGGCGCCAGCGACCTGTACGAAATCACGTCGAGCCAGGTCGTGCTGGAAAGCACCGCCGATCCCAAGATTCGCCGGTTCGCGCAGATGATGATCACGCATCACACCAAGAGCACGGCTGACGTGAAGGCCGCCGCGGCCAAGGACCGCGTCACCGCCCCACCGCCAGCGCTGAACCCGCTGCAGACCCGACTCGTCACGGAACTACGCGCCGAGCAGGGTCCGGCCCGCGATGCGGCCTATGTCACGCAGCAGAAGACCGCGCATGATCAGGCACTCAGCTTGCACAAGGCCTATGCGATGCAGGGTAGTGCCCGGGCGCTGAAGTCCGCTGCCGGCAAGATCGTACCGGTCGTGCAGAGCCATATTACGATGCTGAACAAGATGTGA
- a CDS encoding TonB-dependent receptor codes for MTIRDGVRASLRATVSASTLVIATATAAQTTTPPEAVSPPTSQIAPPSTSPSQEQPAPADATSETGDATDGETGQDIVVTGFRSSLQKALNVKKTEAGAVDAILAEDMADFPDLNLAESIQRLPGVTIERDAGQGRTISVRGLSADFTRVRINGLEAQAAAGGNRSRGFDFSIFASELFNSVTVRKTQSAEIEEGSLGATVDLQTGRPLDFKAGFDAALSTQGSYNDLSKKVLPRIAGLVSWTNDDQTWGGLVSLAYSERKPTSESFNTTRWQAGNAAQAYGTNQNFAGCTVCATPAQRAEVLNAYYPRIPRYTFGQFSEDRLGITASLQWKPSDRTEVSVDALHSRFNQEFESPNIEAISFSRSTATGVRETIVRDYAIDPDKNVISYGVFDRVDVRSENGFDRNESRFTQVSLNARHQFSDKFRGQLKIGKSKAKALTPTSISYQFDVNNVNGYTYDFRQNDRLPLIRYGFDVTDPSKFTLTEVRASEGGAVYDLASASAAVAYKFDEVFELKLGGERRGYGFNSFGRQRNRVLTAAEQIVGVGNIGKLASLDGKLAIPNGADLSYITPDIWKTTEAIGLYQNFPLVPTYNGFREVSETDTGAYAQLDFAQPYGNTTLRGNIGLRYARTETASSGFLNTTYVTVDNKYEDWLPSANLALDATDRLVFRLGVAKVMSRPTLNSLTPGGSLNTSGQTISYGNPLLAPFRAKNVDLAAEWYFAPESLLAVAVFYKKIDSFIASDISFLPYRELGLPDSLLVGTPSSPDQLFQVTRNINGTGGTLQGVEFQYQQPFKFLPAPFDNLGFIGNYTYVDSEVNYRTAANPLLNRLTGQSKNLFNATLYYEVKGFSARVSAAYRDAYLVAFPGGNGNTEEGVKGATNIDAAIRYDLTPKFSLTLEGVNLTDTYSDRYADVTDRVSNYRHFGREILFGLRWRY; via the coding sequence ATGACGATTCGAGACGGAGTGCGCGCATCGCTCCGCGCCACGGTTTCGGCCTCGACGCTCGTGATCGCGACCGCCACGGCGGCCCAGACGACCACGCCGCCGGAGGCCGTATCGCCGCCGACGTCGCAGATTGCGCCGCCCTCGACCTCGCCGTCGCAGGAGCAGCCGGCACCCGCCGACGCGACCTCCGAAACCGGCGATGCGACCGATGGCGAGACCGGGCAGGACATCGTCGTCACCGGCTTCCGGTCGAGCCTGCAAAAGGCGCTGAACGTCAAGAAGACCGAGGCCGGCGCGGTCGATGCGATCCTCGCCGAGGACATGGCCGATTTCCCCGATCTCAACCTCGCGGAATCTATCCAGCGTCTGCCGGGCGTGACGATCGAGCGCGATGCCGGACAGGGGCGCACGATCAGCGTTCGCGGCCTCAGCGCCGATTTCACCCGCGTCCGCATCAACGGGCTCGAGGCGCAGGCGGCGGCGGGCGGCAATCGCAGCCGCGGCTTCGACTTCTCGATCTTCGCCTCCGAGCTGTTCAACAGCGTCACCGTCCGCAAGACGCAGTCGGCGGAGATCGAGGAAGGGTCGCTCGGCGCGACGGTCGACCTGCAGACCGGACGCCCGCTCGATTTCAAGGCGGGCTTCGATGCCGCGCTGTCGACGCAAGGGTCGTACAACGATCTGTCGAAGAAGGTGCTGCCCCGCATCGCCGGGCTGGTCAGCTGGACCAACGACGACCAGACGTGGGGCGGGCTCGTCTCACTCGCCTATTCCGAGCGTAAACCCACCTCGGAAAGCTTCAACACCACGCGCTGGCAGGCCGGCAACGCCGCGCAGGCGTACGGCACCAACCAGAATTTCGCGGGCTGCACGGTCTGCGCCACCCCCGCGCAGCGCGCCGAGGTGCTGAACGCCTATTACCCGCGCATCCCGCGCTACACGTTCGGCCAGTTCTCCGAAGACCGGCTCGGCATCACCGCATCGCTGCAATGGAAGCCGAGCGACCGCACCGAAGTCTCGGTCGACGCACTGCATTCGCGCTTCAACCAGGAATTCGAGAGTCCGAATATCGAGGCGATCTCGTTCAGCCGATCGACCGCGACCGGCGTGCGTGAGACGATCGTGCGCGATTACGCGATCGATCCCGACAAGAACGTCATCTCCTACGGCGTGTTCGACCGCGTCGACGTGCGGTCGGAAAACGGCTTCGATCGCAACGAAAGCCGTTTCACGCAGGTCTCGCTCAATGCGCGTCACCAATTCAGCGACAAGTTTCGCGGACAGCTCAAGATCGGCAAGTCGAAGGCGAAGGCGCTGACGCCGACGTCGATCTCGTATCAGTTCGATGTCAACAACGTGAACGGATACACCTACGATTTCCGCCAGAACGATCGCCTGCCGCTGATCCGCTACGGCTTCGACGTCACCGATCCGTCGAAGTTCACGCTGACCGAGGTGCGCGCGAGCGAAGGCGGTGCGGTCTACGATCTCGCATCTGCATCGGCGGCGGTCGCGTACAAGTTCGACGAGGTGTTCGAACTGAAGCTGGGCGGCGAGCGGCGCGGCTATGGCTTCAACAGCTTCGGGCGCCAGCGCAATCGCGTTCTGACCGCAGCCGAACAGATCGTCGGTGTCGGCAATATCGGCAAGCTCGCCAGCCTCGACGGCAAGCTCGCGATCCCCAACGGTGCCGATCTCAGCTACATCACGCCCGACATCTGGAAGACGACCGAGGCGATCGGCCTTTACCAGAATTTCCCGCTGGTCCCGACCTATAACGGCTTCCGCGAGGTGTCGGAGACGGACACCGGCGCCTATGCGCAGCTCGATTTCGCGCAGCCGTACGGTAACACGACGCTGCGCGGCAACATCGGCTTGCGCTACGCGCGGACCGAGACGGCGTCGTCGGGCTTCCTCAACACGACCTATGTCACGGTCGACAACAAGTACGAGGATTGGCTGCCGTCCGCCAATCTCGCGCTGGATGCGACCGACAGGCTCGTCTTCCGCCTCGGCGTCGCCAAGGTGATGTCGCGGCCGACGTTGAACAGCCTGACGCCGGGTGGATCGCTCAACACCTCCGGCCAGACGATCTCGTACGGCAACCCGTTGCTCGCGCCGTTCCGCGCCAAGAACGTCGATCTGGCGGCGGAATGGTATTTCGCGCCGGAATCGCTGCTGGCCGTCGCGGTGTTCTACAAGAAGATCGACTCGTTCATCGCCAGCGACATCTCGTTCTTGCCGTATCGCGAGCTGGGCCTTCCGGACTCACTGCTCGTCGGCACGCCCTCGTCCCCCGACCAGCTGTTCCAGGTGACGCGCAATATCAACGGAACGGGCGGGACCCTGCAAGGCGTCGAGTTCCAGTATCAACAGCCGTTCAAATTCCTGCCGGCGCCGTTCGACAATCTCGGCTTCATCGGCAACTACACCTACGTCGACAGCGAGGTGAATTATCGGACCGCAGCGAACCCGCTGCTGAACCGCCTGACCGGCCAGTCGAAGAACCTGTTCAACGCCACGCTCTATTACGAGGTGAAGGGATTCAGCGCCCGAGTGTCCGCCGCCTATCGCGACGCCTATCTGGTGGCGTTCCCCGGCGGCAACGGCAACACCGAGGAAGGGGTGAAGGGCGCGACCAACATCGACGCGGCGATCCGCTACGATCTGACGCCCAAGTTCAGCCTGACGCTGGAGGGCGTGAACCTGACCGATACCTATTCCGACAGGTACGCCGACGTGACGGACCGTGTGTCCAACTACCGTCACTTCGGCCGCGAGATCCTGTTCGGTCTGCGTTGGCGCTACTGA
- a CDS encoding oligogalacturonate lyase family protein, translating to MSGSTRREFLGAAAAVGGTAAIGQVPAGAPPREWTDAKTGHRVVRLSGDEGGNKLYFYRNSFTPQGDLMVMSSPRGIVLVDLKTHARRVLVADPRADLMFTARTSRTVFYSVSDPGDGQPTDRPRTVFAVDVDSGRSRRIARIEAGQVGSVNADDTLFVGTVAYGDAPLQPDVPDPRHRRFGQAEYAAVGPDGRPLNFARAKGVRMLQRWAARVPMELFVIDLKTGQRRVIHKANDWLNHPQFSPTDPGQIIFSHEGPWHRVTRMWRIRTDGSGLAATHTRTMNMEIWGHEFFGPDGKWLWYDLQTPRGQVFWVAGLELATGRRLWRRVERNDWSVHFNVSPDGTRFAGDGGDAEMVAHAPDGKWIVLLTPETIVDGETQAYDPGLVTPEYMRSTRLVDMSAHDYRLEPNLTFTPDGRSIVFGSNMHGANHVYRVML from the coding sequence ATGAGCGGATCGACACGACGCGAATTTCTGGGTGCGGCAGCGGCGGTCGGCGGCACGGCGGCGATCGGGCAGGTGCCGGCAGGCGCACCGCCCCGCGAATGGACCGATGCGAAGACCGGCCATCGTGTCGTCCGCCTGTCCGGCGATGAGGGCGGCAACAAGCTCTACTTCTATCGCAACAGCTTCACGCCGCAGGGCGACCTGATGGTGATGTCGAGCCCGCGCGGGATCGTACTGGTCGATCTGAAGACGCATGCGCGGCGCGTATTGGTGGCGGACCCGCGCGCCGACCTGATGTTCACCGCGCGGACGTCGCGCACGGTGTTCTACAGCGTGTCCGATCCGGGCGACGGCCAGCCGACCGACCGGCCGCGCACCGTCTTCGCAGTCGATGTCGACAGCGGCCGCAGCAGGCGGATCGCACGGATCGAGGCGGGGCAGGTGGGATCGGTCAACGCCGACGACACCCTGTTCGTCGGCACCGTCGCCTATGGCGACGCGCCGTTGCAGCCCGATGTGCCGGACCCGCGCCATCGCCGCTTCGGTCAGGCGGAATATGCCGCGGTCGGACCGGATGGTCGCCCGCTCAACTTCGCCAGGGCGAAGGGCGTCCGGATGCTGCAACGCTGGGCGGCGCGGGTGCCGATGGAATTGTTCGTCATCGACCTGAAGACCGGGCAGCGCCGCGTCATCCACAAGGCGAACGACTGGCTCAACCATCCGCAATTCTCGCCGACCGATCCGGGCCAGATCATCTTTTCGCACGAAGGGCCATGGCATCGCGTCACGCGCATGTGGCGCATCCGCACCGATGGCAGCGGGCTGGCGGCGACGCACACGCGAACGATGAACATGGAGATCTGGGGCCATGAATTCTTCGGCCCCGACGGCAAGTGGCTGTGGTACGATCTGCAGACCCCGCGCGGGCAGGTGTTCTGGGTCGCCGGGCTGGAGCTGGCGACCGGACGGCGGCTGTGGCGGCGGGTCGAGCGGAATGACTGGTCGGTGCATTTCAACGTTTCGCCCGACGGCACGCGGTTCGCTGGCGACGGCGGCGATGCCGAGATGGTCGCGCATGCGCCGGACGGGAAGTGGATCGTGCTGCTGACGCCCGAGACGATCGTCGATGGCGAAACCCAGGCGTACGACCCCGGGCTGGTGACGCCCGAATATATGCGATCGACACGTCTGGTCGACATGAGCGCGCACGATTACCGGCTTGAACCGAACCTCACCTTCACGCCCGATGGCCGGAGCATCGTCTTCGGGTCGAACATGCACGGCGCCAATCATGTCTACCGGGTCATGCTGTGA